The proteins below come from a single Pseudarthrobacter sp. SSS035 genomic window:
- a CDS encoding mannitol-1-phosphate 5-dehydrogenase, which produces MKAVHFGAGNIGRGFVGLLLHQAGYEVVFADVADALIDQLTAADSYNVHEVGENPTVRTVDNFRALNSGTQEAELVREIATADIVTTAVGPHILKFVAPAITKGIAARAAGLAPLQVMACENAINATDILRAEVAALWDDAAGSLDAAAVFANTAVDRIVPNQAPGQGLDVTVETFYEWVIDRTAFGDAAPVIPGATFVDQLSPYIERKLFTVNTGHASAAYFGFEAGLEKISEAMADQDVAEDVRAVLEETKQLLVAKHGFSNDEQEAYVQKILVRFSNPHLPDTVNRVGRAPMRKLSRHERFIGPAAELAERGIVPEALLGAIAAALRFTDPADAEATELAQILAASSSADATARITGLAPEHPLFAAVSTLVEERQAEGAKAPA; this is translated from the coding sequence GTGAAGGCGGTACATTTCGGAGCCGGGAACATCGGCCGCGGCTTTGTGGGGCTGCTGCTGCACCAGGCCGGGTATGAGGTGGTGTTCGCGGATGTCGCGGACGCACTCATCGACCAGTTGACGGCAGCAGACAGCTACAACGTCCACGAGGTGGGGGAGAACCCCACCGTCCGGACGGTGGACAACTTCCGCGCGCTGAACTCCGGCACGCAGGAAGCGGAGCTGGTGCGGGAAATCGCGACGGCGGACATCGTCACCACCGCCGTGGGGCCGCACATCCTGAAGTTCGTGGCGCCCGCCATCACCAAGGGCATCGCAGCGCGGGCTGCCGGGCTGGCGCCGCTGCAGGTCATGGCCTGCGAGAACGCCATCAACGCCACGGACATCCTGCGGGCCGAAGTCGCCGCTCTCTGGGACGACGCCGCCGGGTCCCTGGACGCCGCGGCGGTGTTTGCGAACACCGCCGTGGACCGGATCGTGCCCAACCAGGCGCCTGGCCAGGGCCTGGATGTGACCGTGGAGACGTTCTACGAATGGGTCATCGACCGGACGGCGTTTGGCGATGCGGCCCCGGTCATCCCGGGCGCAACCTTCGTGGACCAGCTCTCGCCCTACATCGAGCGGAAGCTCTTCACCGTGAATACGGGGCACGCCTCGGCTGCGTACTTCGGCTTTGAGGCCGGGCTGGAAAAGATCTCCGAGGCCATGGCCGATCAGGACGTGGCGGAAGACGTCCGCGCGGTCCTGGAGGAAACCAAGCAGCTCCTCGTGGCCAAGCACGGCTTCAGCAACGACGAGCAGGAAGCCTATGTCCAGAAGATCCTGGTCCGGTTCTCCAACCCGCACCTGCCGGACACGGTGAACCGGGTGGGCCGCGCCCCGATGCGCAAGCTCAGCCGGCACGAACGGTTCATCGGCCCTGCGGCTGAGCTCGCAGAACGCGGGATCGTTCCCGAGGCGCTTCTGGGTGCCATCGCCGCGGCCCTGCGCTTCACCGACCCCGCCGACGCCGAGGCCACCGAGCTCGCGCAGATCCTGGCGGCCTCATCGTCCGCCGACGCCACGGCCAGGATCACAGGGCTGGCACCGGAGCACCCGTTGTTCGCGGCCGTGTCCACGCTGGTGGAGGAACGCCAGGCGGAAGGGGCGAAGGCCCCGGCCTGA